One genomic region from Rhinoraja longicauda isolate Sanriku21f chromosome 34, sRhiLon1.1, whole genome shotgun sequence encodes:
- the LOC144609738 gene encoding histone H2B 1/2-like produces MPEPPKAAKKGAKKAVSKPAGKAGKKRRRSRKESYAIYIYKVMKQVHPDTGISSKAMGIMNSFVNDIFERIAGEASRLAHYNKRATISSREIQTAVRLLLPGELAKHAVSEGTKAVTKYTSSKRKT; encoded by the exons ATGCCTGAGCCACCGAAAGCGGCCAAGAAGGGCGCCAAGAAAGCCGTGTCCAAACCTGCAGGCAAGGCGGGCAAGAAACGCAGGAGGTCGAGGAAGGAGAGTTACGccatctacatctacaaagtgaTGAAGCAGGTTCACCCCGACACCGGCATCTCCTCCAAGGCCATGGGCATCATGAACTCGTTCGTCAACGATATTTTCGAGCGCATCGCGGGCGAGGCTTCCCGCCTGGCTCATTACAAcaagcgggcgaccatcagctccCGGGAGATCCAGACCGCCGTGCGCCTGCTGCTGCCCGGGGAACTGGCCAAGCACGCCGTGTCGGAAGGGACAAAGGCGGTGACCAAGTACACCAGTTCCAA gagaaagacatga